In a genomic window of Flavobacterium sp. KACC 22761:
- a CDS encoding endonuclease MutS2, translating into MVSITEKTLQDLQFPTVLETISEGCNTDIGKEKALQIKPFRDKEELMQSLMQTSEYVSSFQNNNAIPNHGFDAITYEIKFLAIEDSFLEVGSFRKIANLSATTNVLLNFLKKFDDYYPNLNARASRLELTKDIITAIDTIVDKYGEIKDNASPALAGIRQNMNLVRGKVNQSFGVALTQYNGLGYLDDIKESFVQNRRVLAVLAMYRRKVKGSILGSSKTGSIAYIEPEATLKYSRELANLEYEEKEEITRILKNLSNVIRPYLPLLIEYQDFLSDIDVVAGKAKYANRINGILPTITEERRLYFREAYHPILYLNNKQKKEVTHPQTIELKQENRIIVISGPNAGGKTISLKTVGLLQLMLQSGILIPVHERSETFLFDRILTDIGDNQSIENHLSTYSYRLKNMNYFLKKCNKKTMFLIDEFGTGSDPELGGALAEIFLEEFYHREAFGIITTHYSNLKILANELPYATNANMMFDEKSLEPMYKLALGQAGSSFTFEVAQKNGIPFGLINRAKKKIEVGKVRFDKTIATLQKERSKLEKTSLNLKEEETRAREESKKMENINTKIQQKLESYQELYDSNQKIIYIGQKIDDIAEKYFNNKNKKELIGEFLKIVEIENSKRKKATPKEVKAKVEKQKEIIAEVQVKVEEIRKEKKEKKLKPVVEKPKPILKVGDRVRMLDGRSVGSIDSIEKNKATVNYGIFTSKVSLDELELVEAVKK; encoded by the coding sequence ATGGTATCTATTACAGAAAAAACATTACAAGATTTACAATTTCCAACGGTACTTGAAACCATTTCAGAGGGTTGCAACACTGATATTGGAAAAGAAAAGGCTTTACAAATAAAACCATTTAGAGATAAAGAAGAATTAATGCAGTCGCTGATGCAGACATCAGAATATGTTTCTTCTTTTCAAAATAACAACGCCATTCCGAATCATGGATTTGACGCGATCACGTACGAAATCAAATTCTTAGCCATTGAAGATAGTTTTCTTGAAGTTGGAAGTTTTAGAAAAATCGCTAATCTTTCTGCAACAACGAATGTCTTGTTGAATTTCTTAAAAAAATTCGACGACTATTATCCAAACTTAAATGCGAGAGCTTCTCGCCTCGAATTGACTAAAGACATTATTACGGCAATTGATACAATTGTTGATAAATACGGAGAAATTAAAGACAATGCATCTCCCGCTTTGGCCGGAATTCGTCAAAATATGAATTTAGTCCGAGGAAAAGTAAACCAAAGTTTTGGTGTTGCTTTAACGCAATACAATGGTTTAGGATATTTGGATGATATCAAGGAAAGCTTTGTACAAAACCGTAGAGTTTTAGCAGTTTTAGCAATGTATCGTCGAAAAGTAAAAGGCTCCATTTTAGGAAGTTCCAAAACTGGCAGTATCGCTTATATCGAACCTGAAGCGACTTTGAAATACTCGAGAGAATTAGCCAATTTAGAATACGAAGAGAAAGAAGAAATTACAAGAATTCTGAAGAATTTATCAAACGTAATCAGGCCTTATCTTCCTTTATTAATTGAATATCAGGACTTTTTGAGCGATATTGACGTAGTTGCCGGAAAAGCAAAATACGCCAATCGTATTAACGGAATCTTGCCAACCATTACAGAAGAAAGAAGATTGTATTTTAGAGAAGCCTATCATCCGATTTTGTATTTAAACAACAAACAGAAAAAAGAAGTTACGCATCCGCAAACCATTGAGCTAAAACAAGAAAACAGAATTATCGTAATTTCTGGACCGAATGCTGGAGGAAAAACCATTTCCTTAAAAACAGTTGGTTTATTGCAATTAATGTTGCAATCGGGAATTTTAATTCCAGTTCACGAAAGAAGCGAAACATTCCTATTTGACAGAATCTTAACAGATATTGGAGACAATCAATCTATTGAAAACCACTTAAGTACATATAGTTATAGATTAAAAAACATGAATTACTTTTTAAAGAAATGTAATAAGAAAACCATGTTTTTAATTGACGAATTTGGTACTGGTTCTGATCCGGAATTGGGTGGAGCATTGGCTGAAATTTTCTTAGAAGAATTTTACCATCGTGAAGCATTCGGAATTATCACAACGCATTATTCCAATTTGAAAATTCTTGCCAACGAATTGCCTTATGCAACGAATGCGAATATGATGTTTGATGAAAAATCTCTTGAGCCTATGTATAAATTGGCTTTGGGACAAGCAGGAAGTTCATTTACTTTTGAAGTTGCTCAAAAAAACGGAATTCCATTTGGATTGATTAATCGAGCGAAAAAGAAAATCGAAGTCGGAAAAGTTCGTTTTGACAAAACAATTGCTACTCTTCAGAAAGAGCGTTCGAAATTGGAAAAAACTTCTTTGAATTTAAAAGAAGAAGAAACTCGTGCTCGTGAAGAAAGTAAAAAGATGGAAAACATCAACACTAAAATTCAGCAGAAATTAGAAAGTTATCAGGAATTGTATGACAGCAATCAAAAAATAATTTACATCGGACAAAAAATTGATGATATTGCTGAGAAATATTTCAACAACAAAAACAAAAAGGAACTTATTGGTGAATTTTTGAAAATTGTTGAGATTGAAAATTCAAAACGTAAAAAAGCAACTCCTAAAGAAGTCAAAGCAAAAGTTGAAAAGCAAAAAGAAATTATTGCTGAAGTTCAGGTAAAAGTCGAAGAGATTAGAAAAGAGAAAAAAGAGAAAAAACTTAAACCTGTTGTCGAAAAACCGAAACCAATTTTGAAAGTGGGCGATCGAGTAAGAATGCTCGACGGAAGATCTGTTGGAAGTATCGATTCTATAGAAAAAAATAAAGCAACAGTTAATTATGGAATTTTTACATCTAAAGTAAGTTTGGATGAATTGGAATTGGTTGAAGCTGTAAAAAAATAG
- a CDS encoding uracil-DNA glycosylase: MKINLSQDWQTVLKDEIQKPYFKELMDALEIEYKTHTCYPPAELIFSAFDNCSFLDLKVVIIGQDPYHGEGEANGLSFSVNDNVKIPPSLRNIFREINTNFDSIFMPTSGNLEKWAQQGVLLLNASLTVRKDSPNSHKHLKWNLFTDAVIQAISDQKENIVFLLWGSFAQKKGLKIDRSKHHVLESGHPSPMSANQGKWFGNKHFSKTNDFLKSNGIEEIKWF; this comes from the coding sequence ATGAAAATTAATTTATCTCAAGATTGGCAAACTGTTTTGAAAGACGAAATTCAGAAACCTTATTTTAAGGAATTGATGGATGCGTTGGAAATTGAATACAAAACACATACTTGCTATCCACCGGCTGAATTAATTTTCTCTGCTTTTGATAATTGCAGTTTTTTAGACTTGAAAGTTGTAATTATTGGCCAAGATCCTTATCATGGAGAAGGAGAAGCCAATGGTTTGAGTTTTTCTGTAAATGATAATGTCAAAATTCCGCCATCACTTCGCAATATTTTCAGAGAAATAAATACCAATTTTGATTCGATTTTTATGCCAACTTCCGGCAATCTTGAAAAATGGGCACAGCAAGGAGTCTTGCTTTTGAATGCCTCTTTGACCGTGCGAAAAGATAGTCCAAATAGTCATAAACATTTGAAATGGAATCTTTTTACCGATGCTGTAATCCAAGCAATTTCTGACCAGAAAGAAAATATTGTTTTTCTTTTATGGGGAAGTTTTGCTCAGAAAAAAGGATTAAAGATCGATCGTTCAAAACATCATGTTTTAGAATCCGGGCATCCGTCACCAATGAGTGCTAATCAAGGAAAATGGTTTGGAAACAAACATTTCAGCAAAACAAATGATTTTCTGAAATCGAATGGAATTGAAGAAATAAAGTGGTTTTGA
- a CDS encoding DUF4258 domain-containing protein, protein MKFVHRFAYYLIGLVLGCFIVSGFFIGKDTRCNYFPNARVLNNLRTKPFQYSDKAIQTLNEKWVDTADIKNTLTYGDVDFDQSNIPFKKGKLYIIEGKTVKNQEIILKVVNYENKAVLEDIIKKETEK, encoded by the coding sequence ATGAAGTTCGTACACCGTTTTGCATATTATCTTATTGGCCTTGTATTGGGATGTTTTATTGTATCAGGATTTTTTATTGGAAAAGATACACGTTGCAATTATTTTCCAAATGCCAGAGTTTTAAACAATCTTAGAACAAAACCTTTTCAATATTCAGACAAAGCTATCCAAACTTTAAATGAAAAATGGGTTGATACTGCTGACATCAAAAACACATTGACTTATGGCGATGTCGATTTTGATCAAAGCAATATTCCGTTCAAAAAAGGTAAACTTTATATCATTGAAGGAAAAACTGTAAAAAATCAGGAAATTATTCTAAAAGTAGTGAATTATGAAAATAAAGCTGTTTTAGAAGATATCATCAAGAAAGAAACTGAAAAATAG
- a CDS encoding alanine dehydrogenase, which yields MSITLTPFTKQQLIPQEEKLEIGRFKRELFIGIPKETSYQERRICLTPDAVNSLTYEGHRVMIESGAGESSSYTDKEYADAGAEITKDTKRVFGCPFLLKVEPPTLAEIEMINPETVIISAIQLKTKKKAYFEALAQKKITALAFEYIKDEDGSYPAVKSLSEIAGTASILIAAELMITDEFGKGLLFGNITGVPPTEVVILGAGTVGEFAAKTAIGLGANVKVFDNSITKLRRLQNNLNQRIFTSTIQQKGLLKALRRCDVAIGAMRGKERCPIVVTETMVEHMKKGAVIVDVSIDTGGCFESSEVTTHEKPTFIKNNVLHYCVPNIPSRYSKTASLSISNILTPYLHQIAEDGGLESAIRCNKGLKNGIYLYHGILTNKAIGDWFDLPDNDINLLVF from the coding sequence ATGTCAATCACGTTAACTCCATTTACAAAACAACAATTAATCCCACAAGAAGAAAAACTTGAGATTGGTCGTTTTAAAAGAGAACTTTTCATAGGAATTCCGAAAGAAACCAGCTATCAGGAACGTCGTATATGTCTAACTCCTGATGCCGTAAATTCACTTACTTATGAAGGTCATAGAGTGATGATTGAATCTGGTGCGGGCGAAAGTTCGAGTTATACCGACAAAGAGTATGCAGACGCCGGCGCTGAAATTACAAAAGATACGAAAAGAGTTTTTGGTTGTCCGTTTTTATTAAAAGTGGAACCGCCTACTCTAGCTGAAATCGAAATGATTAATCCTGAAACGGTTATTATTTCAGCCATTCAGCTTAAAACTAAAAAGAAAGCCTACTTCGAAGCTTTGGCACAAAAGAAAATCACAGCATTAGCTTTTGAATATATTAAAGATGAAGATGGATCGTATCCAGCAGTAAAATCTTTAAGCGAAATTGCCGGAACTGCCTCAATTCTTATTGCAGCCGAATTAATGATTACGGACGAATTTGGAAAAGGACTTTTATTTGGAAATATTACTGGCGTTCCCCCTACCGAAGTCGTGATTCTTGGAGCTGGAACTGTTGGCGAATTTGCTGCTAAAACTGCAATTGGACTTGGTGCGAACGTAAAAGTTTTTGATAATTCAATTACAAAATTGCGACGTTTGCAAAACAATTTAAATCAAAGAATTTTCACTTCAACAATCCAGCAAAAAGGCTTGTTAAAAGCTCTACGTCGTTGCGATGTAGCGATTGGAGCCATGCGAGGAAAAGAACGTTGTCCGATTGTAGTAACAGAAACCATGGTCGAGCATATGAAAAAAGGTGCTGTAATTGTCGATGTCAGCATTGACACTGGTGGCTGTTTTGAAAGCTCTGAAGTTACAACACACGAAAAACCGACATTCATTAAAAACAATGTTTTGCATTATTGTGTACCAAACATTCCTTCTCGATATTCCAAAACTGCTTCATTATCAATCAGTAACATCTTGACTCCATACCTGCATCAGATAGCCGAAGATGGTGGTTTAGAAAGTGCTATTAGATGCAACAAAGGACTTAAAAACGGAATTTATTTGTACCACGGAATCCTTACCAATAAAGCTATTGGTGACTGGTTTGATTTGCCAGACAACGATATTAATTTACTTGTTTTCTAA
- a CDS encoding GNAT family N-acetyltransferase has translation MNTSEQVEIIPFSSDLKEHIKTLNIAWLEKYFRVEDKDKITLSNPQEEIIDKGGMIFYAQYNNEIIGTASLLKVNDSTFELSKMAVSDKAQGLGIGNKLLEHCVKIAKEKGIKTLFLYSNTILLPAIHLYKKFGFVEIPLESGIYERADIKMEKKIS, from the coding sequence ATGAATACCTCAGAACAAGTAGAAATAATTCCTTTTTCTTCAGATTTAAAAGAACACATCAAAACGCTGAATATAGCTTGGCTGGAAAAATATTTCAGAGTTGAAGACAAAGACAAAATCACGCTTTCCAATCCGCAAGAAGAAATTATTGATAAAGGTGGCATGATTTTCTATGCGCAATACAACAACGAAATTATTGGAACAGCTTCATTATTAAAAGTAAACGATTCTACTTTCGAATTAAGCAAAATGGCCGTTTCTGATAAAGCTCAAGGACTCGGAATTGGGAATAAACTTCTTGAACATTGCGTAAAAATTGCTAAAGAAAAAGGCATCAAAACGCTCTTTTTATATTCAAATACTATTTTACTTCCGGCTATTCATTTGTACAAAAAATTTGGTTTCGTCGAAATCCCTTTAGAATCGGGCATTTACGAAAGAGCCGACATAAAAATGGAGAAAAAAATTTCTTAA
- the tsaE gene encoding tRNA (adenosine(37)-N6)-threonylcarbamoyltransferase complex ATPase subunit type 1 TsaE: MNIVFSLDQIQEVAEQIIASNPKKIILFNGEMGVGKTTLIKQLCKTLGVEDATSSPTFSLVNEYQTSNNQTVYHFDFYRLNKETEALDMGVDDYLYSGSWCFIEWSEKIANLLPEEYSTINIELLTDGKRQLELA; the protein is encoded by the coding sequence ATGAACATCGTTTTTTCATTAGATCAAATTCAAGAAGTTGCAGAGCAGATTATTGCTTCAAATCCTAAAAAAATCATTCTTTTCAATGGAGAAATGGGCGTCGGAAAAACAACCTTGATTAAACAATTATGCAAAACTTTAGGAGTTGAAGATGCCACAAGCAGCCCAACTTTTTCTTTGGTAAACGAATACCAAACTTCTAACAATCAAACCGTTTATCATTTTGATTTTTACCGATTAAACAAAGAAACAGAAGCGCTTGATATGGGCGTTGATGATTACTTATATTCTGGAAGCTGGTGTTTTATTGAGTGGTCTGAAAAAATCGCCAATTTGCTTCCTGAAGAATATTCGACTATCAATATTGAATTATTGACAGATGGGAAACGACAACTTGAATTAGCATAA
- a CDS encoding bifunctional response regulator/alkaline phosphatase family protein, which yields MDKIKILWVDDEIDLLKPHILFLEKKNYSVTTCNNGLDAVTLFEEDNFDIVFLDENMPGMSGLETLSEMKEKKSAIPMIMITKSEEEYIMEEAIGSKIADYLIKPVNPNQILLSLKKNLDDSRLITEKTTLDYQKEFRKISMELAMVNSYEDWIELYKKLLFWELKLEDINDTAMIEILESQKVEANSQFGKYIERNYEDWFAPKADKPIQSNTLFKELVVPEIKKKDKPILFVVIDNLRYDQWKSFESVVANYYKLEKEVPYYSILPTATQYARNAIFSGLTPLEMEKQFPEYWKNDVEDGGKNLYEAEFLSAQLKRLGLNIKEDYFKITNYAGGKKLAENFKALKGNDLVTVVYNFVDMLSHAKTEMEVVKELASDDKAYRSLTLSWFKNSPLLEIIQQAQLLGFKLILTTDHGTINVKNPSKVVGDKNTSLNLRYKTGRSLTYEQKDVYVVKEPKTIGLPAINMSSSFIFAKNDFFLAYVNNYNHYVSYYKNTYQHGGISLEEMIIPFLVFNPK from the coding sequence ATGGATAAGATAAAAATACTTTGGGTCGATGATGAAATCGATCTTTTAAAGCCACATATATTATTTCTGGAGAAAAAAAATTATTCGGTAACGACCTGCAACAACGGCCTTGATGCAGTCACTTTATTCGAAGAAGATAATTTTGATATTGTTTTTTTGGATGAAAATATGCCCGGAATGAGCGGTTTGGAAACACTTTCAGAAATGAAAGAGAAAAAATCGGCTATTCCAATGATTATGATCACCAAAAGCGAGGAAGAATATATTATGGAAGAAGCAATTGGCTCTAAAATCGCTGACTACTTGATAAAACCAGTAAATCCGAATCAAATTCTGTTGAGTCTGAAGAAAAACCTAGATGATTCAAGGTTGATCACCGAAAAAACAACATTGGATTATCAGAAAGAATTCCGAAAAATTTCAATGGAATTGGCTATGGTGAATTCTTATGAAGACTGGATTGAATTATACAAGAAATTGCTTTTTTGGGAATTAAAACTGGAAGACATCAACGACACGGCGATGATTGAAATCTTGGAATCTCAAAAAGTAGAAGCCAATTCACAATTTGGGAAATATATTGAACGAAATTACGAAGATTGGTTTGCACCAAAAGCAGACAAACCTATCCAATCCAACACTTTGTTCAAAGAATTGGTTGTTCCAGAAATCAAAAAAAAAGATAAGCCTATCCTTTTTGTTGTAATCGACAATCTGCGTTATGATCAATGGAAATCTTTTGAAAGTGTGGTTGCAAATTATTACAAGCTGGAAAAAGAAGTTCCGTACTACTCTATCCTTCCTACTGCTACGCAATATGCCAGAAATGCGATTTTCTCTGGATTGACTCCTCTTGAAATGGAAAAACAATTTCCTGAATATTGGAAAAATGACGTGGAAGACGGCGGAAAAAATCTTTACGAAGCTGAATTCCTTTCAGCTCAATTAAAACGTTTAGGCTTAAATATTAAGGAAGATTATTTCAAAATCACGAATTATGCTGGTGGAAAAAAACTCGCAGAAAACTTTAAAGCCTTAAAAGGAAACGACTTAGTTACTGTAGTTTACAATTTCGTTGATATGCTTTCGCACGCTAAAACCGAAATGGAAGTAGTAAAAGAATTGGCTTCTGATGATAAAGCTTATCGTTCCTTGACTTTGAGCTGGTTCAAAAATTCACCTTTGTTAGAAATCATTCAGCAAGCACAGCTTTTAGGTTTCAAACTGATTTTAACAACAGACCACGGAACAATAAATGTAAAAAATCCGTCGAAAGTTGTGGGAGATAAAAATACAAGCCTAAATTTGCGCTACAAAACTGGACGTAGTTTGACATACGAGCAAAAAGATGTTTATGTAGTAAAAGAGCCAAAAACGATTGGTCTGCCTGCCATCAACATGAGCAGTTCGTTTATTTTTGCCAAAAACGATTTCTTTTTGGCATATGTAAACAACTACAATCATTATGTAAGTTATTACAAAAATACATACCAGCACGGTGGCATTTCATTGGAAGAAATGATTATTCCGTTTTTAGTTTTTAACCCAAAATAA
- a CDS encoding HD domain-containing protein codes for MTHINKLKIFNDPIYGFITIPNELIYDLIQHPYFQRLRRISQMGLSYLVYPGANHTRFHHALGCMHLMKKAIDTLRFKDVAISEEEENALLIAILLHDIGHGPFSHAMEKSIVEDVHHEAISLLFMNQLNEEFDGRLSLAIQVFKGEYHRKFMLQLISSQLDMDRMDYLKRDSFYTGVAEGNVNSERLIQMMNVENDVLVIEEKGIYSVEKFLLSRRLMYWQAYLHKTSLVAELILMKVLKRAKELTLKGINLPCSEPLLFFMQNKITLEDFDAEKLDLFSQLDDFDIISALKAWQRQDDFILSTLSKMIINRDLLKIKMSAEKISIEESQAMKEEFAQDHHISLLEAGYFIFRGKIKNQAYSKAAEPIRILKKDKTIEDVVEASDQLNLKSLSKLVTKYYICFPKQLI; via the coding sequence GTGACTCATATCAATAAGTTAAAAATATTCAATGATCCCATTTACGGGTTTATTACAATCCCGAACGAACTTATTTACGACCTAATTCAGCATCCATATTTTCAGCGTTTGCGCCGTATTTCACAAATGGGTTTGTCGTATTTGGTTTATCCTGGTGCCAATCATACACGTTTTCATCATGCATTAGGATGTATGCATTTAATGAAAAAAGCGATAGACACACTTCGTTTTAAAGATGTTGCAATTTCTGAAGAAGAAGAAAATGCATTATTAATAGCGATTTTGCTTCATGATATAGGACACGGACCGTTTTCTCATGCAATGGAAAAAAGCATTGTTGAAGATGTGCATCATGAAGCGATTTCTTTATTGTTCATGAATCAGTTGAATGAAGAATTTGACGGAAGATTAAGTTTGGCCATTCAGGTTTTTAAAGGAGAATACCACAGAAAATTCATGCTGCAATTAATTTCGAGCCAATTGGATATGGATCGAATGGATTATTTAAAGCGTGACAGTTTTTATACAGGAGTTGCAGAAGGAAATGTCAATTCTGAGCGATTGATTCAGATGATGAATGTTGAAAATGATGTTTTGGTTATTGAAGAAAAAGGAATTTATTCTGTAGAGAAATTTCTGCTTTCAAGACGATTGATGTATTGGCAGGCTTATTTGCATAAAACAAGTTTGGTTGCCGAATTAATTTTGATGAAAGTATTAAAAAGAGCAAAAGAACTTACTTTAAAAGGAATTAATCTTCCTTGCAGCGAACCGCTTTTGTTTTTTATGCAAAACAAAATCACACTTGAAGATTTTGATGCCGAAAAACTGGATTTATTTTCTCAATTGGATGATTTTGATATCATCAGCGCGTTAAAAGCATGGCAAAGACAAGATGATTTTATACTTTCGACTTTGAGCAAAATGATCATTAACAGAGATTTGCTTAAAATAAAAATGAGCGCAGAGAAAATTTCGATCGAAGAATCTCAGGCAATGAAAGAAGAGTTTGCGCAAGATCATCATATTTCATTGTTAGAAGCTGGTTATTTTATCTTTAGAGGAAAAATTAAAAATCAAGCCTACAGCAAAGCCGCCGAACCGATACGAATTTTGAAAAAAGATAAGACAATTGAGGATGTTGTCGAAGCCTCTGACCAGCTGAATTTGAAATCATTATCTAAATTGGTCACAAAATATTACATCTGTTTTCCAAAACAACTTATCTAA
- the lpxD gene encoding UDP-3-O-(3-hydroxymyristoyl)glucosamine N-acyltransferase has translation MKFTAEQIAGILEGEVVGNPNAEVSRLSKIEEGEDGSLTFLANPKYVNYIYTTKATVTIVNDSFIPEQEITTTLIKVEDAYAAFSKLLHFYNQVKLNKTGIEAQSFMSEGTKYGENLYLGSFSYIGQNVVLGDNVKIYPNSFIGDNVVIGNNVYIFAGAKIYSETVIGNNCTIHSGTIIGADGFGFVPNEEGVYSKVPQIGNVIIEDNVDIGANTTIDRATLGSTIIRQGVKLDNQIQIAHNVEIGKNTVIAAQSGVAGSTKIGESCMIGGQVGIAGHLIIGNNVRLQAQSGVARNIKDDEVLQGSPSLGYSDFNKSYVHFKNFPKIVAEVEELKKQIINPKNGNNG, from the coding sequence ATGAAATTTACAGCAGAACAAATAGCAGGAATTTTAGAAGGAGAAGTTGTTGGGAATCCCAATGCAGAAGTTTCTCGGCTATCTAAAATCGAAGAAGGCGAAGATGGATCGCTTACTTTTTTGGCTAATCCAAAGTATGTCAATTATATATATACTACAAAAGCGACAGTTACAATTGTCAATGACAGCTTTATTCCAGAACAAGAAATTACCACAACTTTAATAAAAGTAGAAGATGCCTATGCTGCTTTTTCTAAGCTTTTGCATTTTTACAATCAAGTAAAATTGAATAAGACAGGAATCGAAGCGCAGTCGTTTATGTCTGAAGGAACAAAATATGGAGAAAATCTATATTTAGGAAGCTTTAGCTATATTGGACAAAATGTTGTTTTGGGTGATAATGTGAAAATTTATCCAAACAGTTTTATTGGGGACAACGTTGTGATTGGTAATAATGTGTACATTTTTGCAGGAGCGAAAATTTATTCAGAAACCGTAATTGGTAACAATTGTACAATACATTCTGGTACTATTATAGGCGCAGATGGTTTTGGTTTTGTGCCAAATGAGGAAGGCGTATATAGCAAAGTGCCACAAATTGGAAATGTTATCATTGAAGATAATGTTGATATTGGTGCAAATACAACAATTGACAGAGCGACTCTTGGTTCTACGATTATCAGACAGGGAGTTAAACTAGACAATCAAATTCAGATTGCCCACAATGTTGAAATTGGCAAAAATACTGTTATTGCGGCGCAAAGCGGTGTTGCTGGTTCTACAAAAATTGGAGAAAGCTGTATGATTGGCGGACAGGTTGGTATCGCAGGCCACTTAATTATAGGGAATAATGTAAGGCTTCAGGCACAGTCTGGAGTAGCAAGAAACATTAAAGATGACGAAGTTTTACAAGGTTCGCCATCACTTGGATATAGCGATTTTAATAAATCATATGTTCATTTTAAAAACTTCCCTAAAATTGTTGCCGAAGTAGAAGAATTAAAGAAACAAATAATAAACCCAAAAAATGGAAATAATGGTTAA
- a CDS encoding bifunctional UDP-3-O-[3-hydroxymyristoyl] N-acetylglucosamine deacetylase/3-hydroxyacyl-ACP dehydratase, translating to MVKQKTIKNEISLTGVGLHTGKEVTMTFKPAPINNGFTFVRVDLQGQPIIEADANYVVNTQRGTNLEKLGVKIQTPEHVLAAVVGCDLDNIIIELDASELPIMDGSSKYFVEAIEKAGIEEQDAQRNVYVVKEVISFTDEATGSEILVMPSDEYQVTTMVDFGTKVLGTQNATLKSIADFKSEIANSRTFSFLHELESLLENGLIKGGDLNNAIVYVDKEISESTMENLKKAFGKDEISVKPNGVLDNLTLHYPNEAARHKLLDVIGDLSLIGVRIQGKIIANKPGHFVNTQFAKKLAKIIKIEQRNHVPVYDLNQEPLMDIHKIMAMLPHRPPFLLIDRIIEMSDRHVVGLKNVTMNENFFVGHFPEAPVMPGVLIVEAMAQTGGILVLSTVPDPENYLTYFMKIDNVKFKHKVLPGDTLIFKCELISPIRRGICHMQANAYANGKLVTEAELMAQIARKQ from the coding sequence ATGGTTAAACAGAAGACCATCAAAAATGAAATTTCACTAACAGGCGTTGGATTACACACTGGAAAAGAAGTTACAATGACTTTCAAACCAGCTCCTATTAATAATGGTTTCACTTTTGTTAGAGTAGATTTGCAAGGTCAGCCAATCATTGAGGCTGATGCTAATTATGTTGTTAATACGCAAAGAGGTACTAATTTAGAAAAATTAGGTGTAAAAATACAAACTCCAGAGCACGTTTTAGCGGCAGTAGTTGGTTGCGATTTGGATAATATTATTATTGAATTAGATGCCTCTGAACTTCCTATTATGGACGGTTCATCAAAATATTTTGTTGAAGCGATTGAAAAAGCAGGAATTGAAGAACAAGATGCGCAACGTAATGTTTATGTTGTAAAAGAAGTGATTTCTTTTACTGACGAAGCAACGGGAAGCGAAATCCTTGTTATGCCAAGCGATGAATATCAGGTTACAACAATGGTAGATTTTGGTACAAAAGTTTTAGGTACTCAAAATGCTACACTTAAAAGTATTGCAGATTTCAAAAGCGAAATCGCAAATTCTAGAACTTTTAGTTTCTTGCATGAATTAGAATCATTATTAGAAAACGGCCTTATTAAAGGTGGTGATTTGAATAATGCAATTGTTTATGTAGATAAAGAGATTTCTGAATCTACAATGGAGAATTTAAAGAAAGCTTTTGGAAAAGATGAAATCTCTGTTAAGCCAAACGGAGTTTTAGATAATTTAACTTTACACTATCCAAATGAAGCAGCAAGACACAAATTACTTGATGTGATTGGTGATTTGTCTTTAATTGGAGTTCGTATTCAAGGAAAAATCATTGCAAACAAACCAGGTCACTTTGTGAATACTCAGTTTGCTAAAAAATTGGCAAAAATTATCAAAATTGAACAAAGAAATCACGTTCCAGTTTATGATTTGAACCAAGAGCCATTGATGGATATTCATAAAATCATGGCAATGCTTCCTCACAGGCCTCCATTTTTGTTGATCGACAGAATTATTGAAATGTCTGATCGTCATGTTGTTGGTTTGAAAAATGTTACTATGAATGAAAATTTCTTTGTAGGACACTTTCCAGAAGCACCAGTTATGCCAGGAGTTTTGATTGTTGAAGCTATGGCGCAAACAGGAGGAATTTTAGTTTTAAGCACAGTTCCAGATCCTGAAAATTATTTGACATATTTCATGAAAATTGACAATGTTAAATTCAAACACAAAGTATTGCCAGGTGATACCTTAATTTTCAAATGTGAATTGATTTCTCCTATCAGAAGAGGAATTTGCCACATGCAAGCAAATGCATATGCAAACGGAAAATTAGTAACTGAGGCAGAATTAATGGCACAAATTGCAAGAAAACAATAA